A portion of the Daphnia magna isolate NIES linkage group LG4, ASM2063170v1.1, whole genome shotgun sequence genome contains these proteins:
- the LOC116920315 gene encoding uncharacterized protein LOC116920315 — protein sequence MPTSCLDLKAAGFYLNGIYPVVGAQHIELVHCDFSKLTFDPSFQKWIGFADVKSAPTYFHVQRITRDAFKQSNTTVLFNVEHLNVGGAMDVKTGIFTAPRAGKYFFSITGLAWFPVSSYRRIFYIGLYKNSNQIAMAHAGEAGTLGQWGPFSSLSTQNLQKGDQLSVEIYRISPDVYLNGNGFVYFTGWLMEEEVVLSL from the exons ATGCCCACTTCCTGCTTGGATTTAAAAGCGGCGGGCTTTTATTTAAATGGAATTTATCCGGTTGTTGGAGCCCAACACATTGAGCTAGTTCACTGTGATTTTTCCAAGTTGACCTTCGATCCTA GTTTCCAGAAATGGATCGGATTCGCCGACGTTAAATCGGCGCCAACCTACTTCCACGTCCAGAGAATCACTAGGGATGCATTCAAACAATCAAATACAACGGTTTTGTTCAATGTTGAACACTTGAACGTCGGGGGAGCCATGGATGTGAAGACAGGCATATTCACGGCACCTCGGGCGGGGAAATATTTCTTTTCCATCACTGGACTTGCGTGGTTCCCAGTGTCTTCATATCGACGTATTTTCTACATCGGATTGTACAAGAACAGCAATCAAATAGCGATGGCTCACGCCGGTGAGGCCGGCACCTTAGGCCAATGGGGACCGTTTTCTTCGCTATCTACGCAAAATCTACAAAAGGGCGATCAGCTTTCCGTGGAGATATACAGAATTTCGCCAGATGTCTACTTGAACGGCAAcggttttgtttatttcactGGCTGGCTTATGGAGGAAGAAGTTGTCTTGTCGCTGTAA